A region from the Triplophysa rosa linkage group LG4, Trosa_1v2, whole genome shotgun sequence genome encodes:
- the spink4 gene encoding serine peptidase inhibitor, Kazal type 4 produces the protein MRALLFSLLLLLITGAHESSGCRRKPTCAEMAEIHACPMNLAPVCGDDGNTYPNECSLCVERLKTKSDILIMKDGNC, from the exons ATGAGAGCGCTGCTGTTCAGTCTACTTCTCCTGCTCATAACAG GGGCTCATGAGTCATCTGGGTGTCGCCGAAAG cCCACGTGTGCTGAGATGGCAGAGATTCACGCATGCCCAATGAATCTCGCACCGGTGTGTGGCGATGATGGAAACACGTACCCCAACGAGTGCTCGCTGTGTGTGGAAAGACT GAAAACCAAATCAGACATTTTAATCATGAAAGATGGGAACTGCTAG
- the b4galt1 gene encoding beta-1,4-galactosyltransferase 1 yields the protein MPESVWHVGFLTKACAAATFLCGLYIIITVFLTSDSETNKYINYRHRQLFFDLNNSLTFNFTEGITVLDLLKFYSNATAETDIVELMFTNKALEPCPETSPLLVGPMQVEFSQPMTLDQVRTENPQLVLGGRYKPRNCVAVQKVAIIIPFRNRDEHLKYWLHYLHPILQRQQLDYGIYIIQQDGQSTFNRAKLLNVGYAEAVKEYDYNCFVFSDVDIVPIDDRNTYMCSSQPRHLSVSMDKFGFRLPYLNYFGGVSAMSKHQFLKINGFPNNYWGWGGEDDDIFNRLKLRGMKISRPSGDIGKCRMIRHNRDQKNEPNPQRFNRIAQTKRTINKDGINTLKYKVIQIEKDKLYTKITVDISEP from the exons ATGCCGGAGTCTGTGTGGCACGTGGGATTTCTCACTAAAGCGTGCGCGGCGGCTACTTTCCTCTGCGGGCTGTACATAATCATAACAGTGTTTTTAACTTCAGACTCTGAAACCAATAAGTACATAAACTACCGCCACAGGCAATTGTTTTTTGATTTAAACAATTCACTGACATTCAATTTTACTGAAGGAATAACCGTACTAGACCTGTTAAAATTCTACAGCAATGCAACAGCAGAAACGGACATAGTTGAACTCATGTTTACGAATAAAGCTCTAGAGCCATGTCCCGAGACGTCTCCACTTTTAG TGGGTCCAATGCAGGTTGAATTTTCTCAGCCCATGACTTTGGATCAGGTGCGTACGGAAAATCCACAACTTGTTTTGGGAGGCCGGTATAAACCGAGAAACTGTGTGGCTGTTCAAAAAGTGGCCATAATCATCCCATTCAGAAACAGAGATGAACACCTAAAGTATTGGCTCCACTACCTCCATCCTATCCTACAGAGACAGCAGCTCGATTATGGGATTTATATCATACAACAG GACGGGCAGAGCACGTTCAACAGGGCGAAACTGCTGAATGTGGGATATGCAGAAGCAGTAAAGGAATACGATTACAACTGTTTCGTGTTCAGTGATGTAGACATCGTCCCAATTGACGACCGCAATACATACATGTGCTCCAGCCAGCCGCGCCACCTTTCTGTGTCCATGGACAAATTTGGTTTTAG attgccgtatttgaattattttgggGGGGTGTCTGCAATGAGCAAACATCAGTTTTTAAAGATCAATGGCTTTCCCAATAACTACTGGGGCTGGGGAGGAGAGGATGATGACATCTTTAACAG GCTTAAACTTCGAGGCATGAAAATATCAAGGCCGAGTGGAGACATCGGTAAATGCAGAATGATCCGTCACAACAGAGACCAGAAAAATGAGCCAAACCCACAAAG GTTTAATAGAATCGCCCAGACAAAGAGGACAATAAACAAAGATGGCATCAATACCCTCAAGTACAAAGTCATACAGATAGAAAAAGACAAGCTCTACACCAAAATCACGGTGGACATAAGCGAGCCATGA
- the stra6l gene encoding STRA6-like — protein sequence MDECENGFSVDLFLHCSLVPAVFIVLLLSFVQSRSKAQPFEERFPYLRGRFGIVVPLDFIGSLSNRWSFGFAFGAIAPSVLQLFSESYTPMKVPNWAKAFVYLLGALEVGVAYFPFFACLSTPHRALGGVLGVLYTLMWLTARLYDTASCPSGKILGRYEKLIIQWPFFLCLGFLLGRFVYIIVKAVRIHLHLQDEENEEDLQFHQFRYVKTLLKRPPEPSEPKSWFRRKVYDWDPYFKFPNRMIGTSIISLIGLYTMTLLDYSLSDYTFDKLDALKDSLAEIASSCNHTDNMFTSLVPGLDEFSYVARMSWLATTIFATLTSVTYTFHVLVCYRKHIKRLWRGEKNFLPVKFHKPSPAVSVAAITRYSGWQIAFTLWGFVIVHFIQFLFALIFAYGVVLPIQKGKFLRWLSSVSIILLTIFIVVAIVIVQIVLVQIFFLQSKLSPDDKQKPLALNNRKAFHCFNYFFFFYNVIMGLSNCILRLLVSCILGTWLVSRIDRTIMQRGYESMDPGYNTWIGMIFADHYHSNPVMLSFCHLLLGKTLDRRPAEPSYDTFSNTTGCSVGVRVRVRWLLLYTLLRNPKLILLRKRKPQDHHDNQDPLLIARTITSQAQQANGLVSNC from the exons AT GGATGAATGCGAGAATGGATTTTCTGTGGATTTGTTTCTGCATTGTTCTCTCGTCCCCGCC GTTTTCATTGTGCTTTTGCTGTCATTTGTGCAAAGTCGATCAAAGGCTCAGCCTTTCGAGGAGCGCTTTCCGTACCTTAGGGGTCGATTCGGCATTGTGGT GCCTTTGGACTTCATTGGCAGTCTAAGTAATCGATGGTCTTTCGGCTTTGCATTTGGCGCTATTGCTCCCAGTGTGCTTCAGCTATTTTCAGAGTCTTACACACCAATGAAAGTTCCAAACTGGGCTAAAG CCTTTGTGTACCTGCTAGGAGCTCTAGAAGTGGGCGTGGCTTATTTCCCCTTTTTTGCTTGCCTTTCAACGCCACACCGAGCGCTTGGAGGGGTTTTAGGTGTTCTGTACACACTCATGTG GCTCACTGCAAGACTGTATGACACGGCAAGCTGTCCATCTGGAAAG ATTTTGGGCCGTTATGAAAAATTGATCATCCAGTGGCCGTTCTTCTTGTGTCTGGGTTTTCTGCTGGGTCGGTTTGTGTATATCATTGTGAAGGCAGTAAGAATCCACCTGCATTTGCAAGATGAGGAG AATGAAGAGGATTTACAATTCCATCAGTTCAGATATGTTAAGACTCTACTGAAACGCCCACCTGAGCC GTCAGAACCAAAGAGTTGGTTTCGGAGAAAAGTGTATGACTGGGACCCGTATTTTAAATTCCCAAACAGAATGATTGGCACCTCCATTATTTCATTGATTGGCTTGTACACG ATGACACTTCTAGACTACAGCTTAAGCGACTACACCTTTGATAAACTAGATGCGTTGAAGGATTCACTTGCAGAGATAGCATCCTCCTGTAACCATACAGACAACATGTTTACATCACTTGTGCCTGGGCTGGATGAGTTCAGCTATGTTGCACGTA TGTCTTGGTTGGCGACAACTATTTTTGCCACTCTGACATCTGTTACTTACACTTTTCACGTGCTGGTATGTTACAG GAAACATATCAAACGATTGTGGAGAGGGGAGAAAAACTTTCTTCCAGTGAAGTTTCATAAGCCAAGCCCTGCAGTCAGTGTG GCAGCAATAACAAGATACTCGGGCTGGCAGATTGCCTTCACTCTGTGGG GTTTTGTGATAGTTCACTTCATACAGTTTCTTTTTGCCTTGATATTTGCCTATGGAGTTGTTCTGCCAATCCAGAAAGGAAAGTTTCTACGCTGGCTTTCTAGTGTATCTATCATTCT ACTAACAATATTCATCGTGGTAGCCATAGTAATAGTGCAGATTGTTCTGGTTCAGATATTCTTCCTGCAGAGCAAACTCTCACCTGACGACAAACAAAAACCTCTTGCACTCAACAACAG AAAAGCGTTCCACTGCTTTAActattttttcttcttctatAATGTGATAATGGGGTTGAGCAACTGCATTTTGCGCCTGTTAGTAAGCTGCATTTTGGGCACGTGGTTGGTATCGCGCATTGATCGGACCATCATGCAGCGGGGCTATGAGTCCATGGATCCAG GATATAATACCTGGATAGGGATGATATTCGCTGACCATTATCATAGCAACCCTGTTATGCTGTCTTTCTGCCACCTACTGCTTGGAAAGACACTGGATCGGAGACCTGCAGAACCTTCTTACGATACCTTTAGCAATACCACag GATGTTCAGTAGGGGTCAGAGTACGTGTGCGCTGGCTGCTGCTCTACACTCTGCTGAGGAATCCCAAACTAATTTTGCTCAGAAAGAGAAAACCACAGGATCACCATGACAACCAAGACCCGCTCCTCATAGCTCGAACTATCACCTCACAAGCTCAACAAGCAAACGGACTGGTCAGCAACTGCTGA